In Aeromicrobium marinum DSM 15272, one genomic interval encodes:
- a CDS encoding heme ABC transporter ATP-binding protein encodes MSLRMENVHVTLAGTPVLRDVSLTVEPGELLALVGPNGAGKTTVLNVLAGDLAPDSGTVELDGRPVSALRVGDLARRRAVLPQEQRLAFGFRSIDVVRMGRAPWAGRPEDEHDDRVVHDAMQRTDVVGLAARTFPTLSGGEKARTSLARVVAQSTPVVLLDEPTAALDIRHAEHVLGEAVALTEAGHAVVAVLHDLSVAATHAHRVCLLAGGRIRALGRPADVIRPDLVEEVYGHPVDVLEHGDRLVVVPRRLTAPRSQEAPCVHAP; translated from the coding sequence ATGAGCCTGCGGATGGAGAACGTCCACGTCACCCTGGCCGGCACCCCCGTGCTGCGGGACGTGAGCCTCACCGTCGAACCGGGCGAGCTGCTGGCACTCGTCGGGCCCAACGGAGCGGGCAAGACCACCGTCCTCAACGTCCTGGCCGGCGACCTGGCGCCCGACTCCGGCACCGTCGAGCTCGACGGGCGGCCCGTGTCGGCCCTCCGGGTCGGCGACCTCGCGCGCCGCCGTGCCGTGCTCCCCCAGGAGCAGCGGCTGGCGTTCGGGTTCCGGTCGATCGACGTCGTCAGGATGGGCCGCGCCCCGTGGGCCGGCAGGCCCGAGGACGAGCACGACGACCGGGTCGTCCACGATGCGATGCAGCGCACCGACGTCGTCGGGCTCGCGGCCCGGACCTTTCCCACCCTCTCCGGCGGCGAGAAGGCGCGCACGTCGCTCGCGCGGGTCGTGGCCCAGTCGACACCCGTCGTCCTGCTGGACGAACCGACGGCGGCACTGGACATCCGGCATGCCGAGCACGTCCTCGGCGAGGCCGTCGCCCTCACCGAGGCCGGCCATGCCGTCGTGGCGGTGCTGCACGACCTGTCCGTCGCCGCCACCCATGCCCACCGGGTGTGCCTGCTCGCCGGGGGACGGATCCGCGCCCTCGGCCGGCCGGCGGACGTCATCCGTCCGGACCTCGTCGAGGAGGTCTACGGCCACCCCGTCGACGTCCTCGAGCACGGCGACCGGCTGGTCGTCGTCCCCCGCCGCCTCACCGCACCCCGATCCCAGGAGGCCCCGTGCGTGCACGCGCCCTGA
- a CDS encoding HtaA domain-containing protein, whose amino-acid sequence MTRPRALIALTTVLLLVLLAGGPATAGTTEPSVDEDTAAEILPGPTPSAAAEEPADETDPTPDPTPGPTPSSEVAIDAAQLRWGINHESNNRAFAPGTMNMFRAGLLPDPGRGGQVIGPDQWVQSEGDVSVEKWNGAAYAPATWAGLTTTAAGAPIPSATSGLFSDHQLVFDGGEGTVDPVAGTATIRWDGDATVLYYSGMSFIHLSDPVLQVEDGAGQLTATVGGFASSMTDQSVWGPVAAREVVLADLADVDLSDPSGLTVTPVWDGVAVDTTAPQVRSGAGWGAFPASFVAFHEEAGAASYWYTSGGSTDRFKSPLPVTVIYDTTTTAPPVPPSVPSPAEPVAAPTVVQPPPRNALPPPSRVPTPVAAPPVTAAATTPAAYQPAGHWGTLTAAEVLRDQLVWWVLAAGLLCTAVATVAATSACTRRLAPQT is encoded by the coding sequence ATGACCCGACCTCGCGCCCTCATCGCCCTCACCACCGTGCTCCTGCTGGTGCTGCTCGCCGGGGGCCCGGCGACCGCGGGCACCACCGAGCCGTCCGTCGACGAGGACACCGCAGCCGAGATCCTCCCCGGACCGACACCGTCGGCAGCCGCGGAGGAGCCGGCCGACGAGACCGACCCGACGCCCGACCCGACGCCCGGCCCGACGCCTTCCTCGGAGGTCGCGATCGACGCAGCCCAGCTGCGATGGGGCATCAACCACGAGTCCAACAACCGCGCCTTCGCGCCCGGCACCATGAACATGTTCCGCGCCGGCCTCCTGCCCGACCCGGGACGCGGCGGCCAGGTCATCGGCCCCGACCAGTGGGTCCAGTCCGAGGGCGACGTGTCGGTCGAGAAGTGGAACGGTGCGGCCTACGCGCCGGCGACCTGGGCCGGACTGACGACCACCGCCGCCGGTGCGCCGATCCCGTCGGCCACCTCCGGGCTCTTCAGCGACCACCAGCTGGTGTTCGACGGCGGCGAGGGCACCGTCGACCCGGTCGCCGGCACCGCCACGATCCGTTGGGACGGCGACGCGACGGTCCTCTACTACTCCGGCATGAGCTTCATCCACCTCAGCGACCCGGTCCTGCAGGTCGAGGACGGAGCGGGGCAGCTCACCGCGACGGTCGGGGGCTTCGCGTCGTCGATGACCGACCAGAGCGTCTGGGGTCCGGTCGCCGCCCGCGAGGTCGTGCTCGCCGACCTCGCCGACGTCGATCTGTCCGATCCGTCGGGGCTGACCGTCACCCCGGTCTGGGACGGCGTCGCCGTGGACACCACGGCGCCCCAGGTGCGGTCGGGCGCCGGCTGGGGGGCGTTCCCGGCCTCCTTCGTGGCGTTCCACGAGGAGGCAGGCGCGGCGTCGTACTGGTACACCAGCGGCGGCAGCACCGACCGGTTCAAGTCGCCCCTGCCCGTGACCGTCATCTACGACACCACCACGACGGCACCGCCCGTTCCGCCCTCCGTCCCCTCCCCCGCCGAGCCCGTCGCGGCACCCACCGTGGTGCAGCCCCCACCGCGCAACGCGCTCCCACCACCGTCGCGGGTGCCCACCCCGGTGGCGGCACCGCCGGTCACCGCCGCGGCCACCACCCCTGCCGCCTACCAGCCGGCCGGGCACTGGGGCACGCTCACCGCGGCCGAGGTCCTGCGTGACCAGCTCGTGTGGTGGGTGTTGGCGGCCGGTCTCCTGTGCACCGCGGTGGCGACGGTCGCCGCGACCTCGGCCTGCACGCGCCGGTTGGCCCCTCAGACCTGA
- a CDS encoding S-layer homology domain-containing protein, whose translation MSIRTRTRRHLAGVAAAAMTAGTLLAVGAAPASAEPVVTTGDTPVTDATFTWGLSGYAQVGIFGPWGFKDFTGDAAFLEGDVATTPNPTPQTEYAVDPVPATSFPTSKAGKAPNAVQFTDGTGVRDAATDVLTLAWDGSYTVNAYPVAFGAPNEIYEDPELTVNPDGSGDLTVEFTLGAGVDVNGDPVEAEEFGRLQLATFDAGSLSVETDGGFRVTPDYQGVTNDVANQTTTCTTEGGATGWWGSWPTEFIDAIADTAVVAHFYSTGCGGLQDNKPPLPFDVTFDEGDAPTVTVSETEVSSDGTTVVTVEGENFDPALATGARPPFLGQPGGAYVAFAKVADVWRPSQGAGGATRGVANGNPDLTKWAVPSAQLPVTGASGVELTPDGSFTAEITVDRATLDATATAATLTQYGIITYPGSGASAPSYETLTPLTFVDEVPSFTDVPENLTFHDEIIWLATSGITTGYEDGTFRPAEPVLREQMAAFLYRFADEPTVERPAESPFTDVSEDDTFYDEIIWLESTGITTGYDEADGTRTFRPSQPVLREQMAAFLYRFDEQDFVDDDGATFTDVAPAFEFFDEIEWLATTGITTGYQEAGDTVTFRGAQPVLREQMAAFLFRYDEYLQEQVPAVS comes from the coding sequence ATGTCCATCCGCACACGCACGAGACGTCACCTCGCGGGGGTCGCCGCCGCGGCGATGACCGCCGGGACGTTGCTCGCCGTCGGCGCAGCGCCGGCCTCGGCCGAGCCCGTCGTCACCACGGGCGACACCCCCGTCACCGACGCCACCTTCACGTGGGGCCTCAGCGGCTACGCCCAGGTCGGCATCTTCGGCCCGTGGGGCTTCAAGGACTTCACCGGCGACGCGGCGTTCCTCGAGGGTGACGTCGCCACGACGCCGAACCCCACCCCGCAGACCGAGTACGCGGTCGACCCGGTCCCCGCGACGTCGTTCCCGACCTCCAAGGCCGGCAAGGCTCCCAACGCCGTGCAGTTCACCGACGGGACCGGCGTCCGCGACGCGGCCACCGACGTGCTGACCCTGGCGTGGGACGGCTCCTACACGGTCAACGCCTACCCGGTCGCGTTCGGCGCACCGAACGAGATCTACGAGGACCCCGAGCTGACCGTCAACCCTGACGGCTCCGGTGACCTCACCGTCGAGTTCACCCTCGGTGCGGGCGTGGACGTCAACGGCGATCCGGTCGAGGCCGAGGAGTTCGGGCGCCTGCAGCTCGCGACGTTCGACGCGGGTTCGCTCAGCGTCGAGACCGACGGCGGCTTCCGCGTGACCCCGGACTACCAGGGCGTCACGAACGATGTCGCGAACCAGACGACCACCTGCACCACCGAGGGTGGCGCCACCGGCTGGTGGGGCTCGTGGCCGACAGAGTTCATCGACGCGATCGCCGACACGGCCGTCGTCGCGCACTTCTACTCCACCGGCTGCGGTGGCCTGCAGGACAACAAGCCGCCGCTGCCGTTCGACGTGACCTTCGACGAGGGCGACGCGCCCACCGTCACGGTGTCGGAGACCGAGGTCAGCAGCGACGGCACCACCGTGGTGACGGTCGAGGGCGAGAACTTCGATCCCGCGCTCGCCACGGGCGCCCGACCTCCGTTCCTGGGCCAGCCCGGCGGCGCCTACGTCGCGTTCGCCAAGGTGGCCGACGTCTGGCGTCCGTCGCAGGGCGCCGGCGGCGCCACCCGCGGTGTCGCCAACGGCAACCCGGACCTGACGAAGTGGGCCGTCCCGTCCGCCCAGCTGCCCGTCACCGGCGCTTCGGGTGTCGAGCTCACCCCCGACGGTTCGTTCACGGCCGAGATCACGGTCGACAGGGCGACGCTGGACGCCACGGCGACCGCGGCCACCCTGACGCAGTACGGCATCATCACCTACCCGGGCAGCGGCGCGTCCGCGCCGTCCTACGAGACGCTCACCCCGCTGACCTTCGTCGACGAGGTGCCGTCGTTCACCGACGTCCCGGAGAACCTGACGTTCCACGACGAGATCATCTGGCTGGCCACGTCCGGCATCACGACGGGGTACGAGGACGGCACGTTCCGGCCGGCCGAACCGGTGCTGCGGGAGCAGATGGCCGCGTTCCTGTACCGGTTCGCCGACGAGCCCACGGTCGAGCGTCCGGCGGAGTCGCCGTTCACCGACGTGTCCGAGGACGACACGTTCTACGACGAGATCATCTGGCTGGAGTCGACCGGCATCACCACCGGCTACGACGAGGCCGACGGCACCCGGACGTTCCGTCCGTCCCAGCCGGTGCTGCGCGAGCAGATGGCCGCGTTCCTGTACCGCTTCGACGAGCAGGACTTCGTCGACGACGACGGTGCGACGTTCACCGACGTGGCCCCGGCGTTCGAGTTCTTCGACGAGATCGAGTGGCTCGCCACGACCGGCATCACCACCGGCTACCAGGAGGCCGGCGACACCGTCACCTTCCGCGGCGCCCAGCCGGTCCTGCGGGAGCAGATGGCCGCGTTCCTGTTCCGCTACGACGAGTACCTGCAGGAGCAGGTACCGGCCGTCAGCTGA
- a CDS encoding TetR/AcrR family transcriptional regulator: MPKILGGSLEEHRLTTRRRVFEALGTLMVDRSFDAITMADLASAAGIGRTAIYNHFRDKEAVVVAFATDETSRYLDRLEAALAGARTPADRLSTYVRHHVETSAQFHFGLGPELYGMLSQSALLEIRDHVVAVETVLRDILAAGRSDGSFVDEEPAALVALVHACLQPRQVPADAAAAFVVRAVSA; the protein is encoded by the coding sequence GTGCCGAAGATCCTGGGAGGCTCGCTCGAGGAGCACCGCCTGACCACCCGCCGCCGGGTGTTCGAGGCGCTCGGCACCCTGATGGTGGACCGGTCCTTCGACGCGATCACCATGGCTGACCTGGCGTCGGCCGCCGGCATCGGCCGCACGGCCATCTACAACCACTTCCGCGACAAGGAAGCGGTGGTGGTGGCGTTCGCGACCGACGAGACCAGCCGCTACCTCGACCGGCTGGAGGCTGCGCTGGCGGGCGCGAGGACGCCTGCCGACCGTCTCAGCACCTACGTCCGCCACCACGTGGAGACCTCGGCGCAGTTCCACTTCGGGCTGGGGCCCGAGCTCTACGGGATGCTGTCCCAGTCGGCGTTGCTGGAGATCCGTGACCACGTGGTCGCGGTCGAGACCGTGCTGCGCGACATCCTGGCCGCGGGTCGGTCCGACGGCAGCTTCGTCGACGAGGAGCCGGCCGCCCTGGTCGCCCTGGTGCACGCGTGTCTGCAGCCCCGGCAGGTGCCGGCGGACGCGGCGGCTGCCTTCGTGGTCCGCGCCGTCTCGGCCTGA
- a CDS encoding purine-nucleoside phosphorylase, with protein MDPYEHARRAADELRERTGGADHDVALVMGSGWLPAADALGAAEVEFPAADLTGFSAPAVAGHGGTIRSLTVGDRRVLLFLGRTHFYEGRGVASVVHGVRTAAAAGVRTLVLTNGCGGLDPAWVPGTPVLISDHINLTATSPIEGATFVDLTDLYSRRLRALVREVDPGLDEGVYVQFPGPHYETPAEIAMVRAIGGDLVGMSTALEAIAAREAGLEVLGISLVTNHAAGTTGDPLNHDEVLEAGRAAATRMGGLLADVLPRI; from the coding sequence GTGGATCCGTACGAGCATGCGCGACGAGCCGCCGACGAGCTGCGCGAACGCACCGGTGGGGCCGACCACGACGTCGCCCTGGTCATGGGATCAGGCTGGCTCCCGGCCGCTGACGCGCTCGGCGCCGCCGAGGTGGAGTTCCCCGCCGCGGACCTGACCGGGTTCAGCGCTCCCGCGGTCGCGGGGCACGGTGGGACCATCCGGTCGCTGACGGTCGGCGACCGCCGGGTGCTGCTCTTCCTGGGTCGCACCCACTTCTACGAGGGCCGCGGCGTCGCCTCGGTCGTGCACGGCGTGCGCACCGCAGCCGCTGCCGGGGTGCGCACCCTGGTGCTCACCAACGGCTGCGGCGGGCTCGACCCGGCCTGGGTGCCCGGCACCCCCGTGCTGATCAGCGACCACATCAATCTCACGGCCACGTCACCGATCGAGGGCGCGACGTTCGTCGACCTCACCGACCTCTACTCGCGGCGTCTGCGCGCGCTCGTCCGTGAGGTCGATCCCGGTCTCGACGAGGGCGTGTACGTGCAGTTCCCGGGCCCGCACTACGAGACCCCGGCCGAGATCGCGATGGTCCGCGCCATCGGCGGCGACCTCGTGGGCATGTCGACGGCGCTCGAGGCGATCGCCGCCCGCGAGGCCGGGCTGGAGGTGCTCGGCATCTCGCTGGTCACCAACCATGCCGCCGGCACGACCGGCGATCCCCTCAACCACGACGAGGTCCTCGAGGCCGGTCGTGCGGCCGCGACCCGGATGGGCGGCCTGCTGGCCGACGTCCTGCCGCGCATCTGA
- a CDS encoding phospho-sugar mutase — MDLLDRARVWLEQDPDPVTRAELQRLIDLDDVVELADRFDGRLQFGTAGLRGALGAGPRRMNRVVVAQAAAGLAAYLLDHVAGGPAVVIGYDARHNSAVFARDTAEIMTGAGVRAHLLPGPLPTPVLAFAIRHLGCDAGVMVTASHNPPQDNGYKVYLGDSSQIVPPADGLIAAAIERVGPVDRLPRDDTYTVLAADVADAYASAAADLLADGPRDVVAVYTPLHGVGRDTFVDVVSAAGFAPLHVVAEQAEPDPDFPTVAFPNPEEPGAMDLALRLAGEVDADLVVAHDPDADRCAVGVRDPSGSGHRMLTGDQVGALLADHLLRRGAAGTYAASIVSSDLLGRQAAAHGRPWQQTLTGFKWIGKIDDLAFGFEEALGYCVAPHIARDKDGVTAGLVVLELAAELRRDGLTLLDRLDEIHREHGVHHTGQLSVRVEDLAIITTAMTVLRSTPPDRLGGMPVSSVDDLAAGYRGLPPTDGIRLGLAAGEGLAGARVICRPSGTEPKLKCYIEVVAPVTTTVEAARAAAETALVSVSDDLAAALGI, encoded by the coding sequence ATGGACCTGCTCGACCGAGCCCGCGTCTGGCTCGAACAGGATCCCGACCCGGTCACGCGGGCCGAGCTGCAGCGCCTGATCGACCTCGACGACGTCGTCGAGCTCGCCGACCGGTTCGACGGGCGGCTGCAGTTCGGCACCGCCGGTCTGCGGGGGGCCCTGGGAGCCGGACCCCGGCGGATGAACCGGGTGGTGGTCGCGCAGGCCGCCGCCGGCCTCGCCGCGTACCTGCTCGACCACGTGGCAGGCGGCCCGGCCGTCGTGATCGGGTACGACGCCCGCCACAACTCCGCGGTCTTCGCGCGTGACACGGCCGAGATCATGACCGGCGCAGGTGTGCGCGCCCACCTCCTGCCCGGCCCGCTGCCGACCCCCGTGCTGGCCTTCGCGATCCGGCACCTCGGGTGCGACGCCGGCGTCATGGTCACCGCCTCCCACAACCCGCCGCAGGACAACGGCTACAAGGTCTACCTCGGCGACTCCAGCCAGATCGTGCCCCCGGCCGACGGGCTGATCGCAGCCGCGATCGAACGGGTCGGACCCGTCGACCGGCTCCCACGGGACGATACCTACACCGTGCTGGCGGCCGACGTGGCGGACGCCTACGCGTCGGCGGCCGCGGACCTCCTCGCGGACGGGCCCCGTGACGTCGTCGCGGTCTACACGCCCCTGCACGGCGTCGGCCGCGACACCTTCGTCGACGTCGTCTCGGCAGCCGGCTTCGCCCCGTTGCACGTCGTCGCCGAGCAGGCCGAGCCCGACCCTGACTTCCCCACCGTGGCGTTCCCCAACCCCGAGGAGCCCGGCGCGATGGACCTCGCGCTCCGCCTGGCGGGCGAGGTCGACGCCGACCTGGTCGTCGCCCACGACCCCGACGCCGACCGGTGTGCCGTCGGGGTCCGCGACCCGTCCGGCTCCGGCCACCGGATGCTGACCGGCGACCAGGTGGGGGCTCTCCTGGCCGACCACCTGCTGCGTCGAGGGGCGGCCGGCACCTACGCCGCCTCGATCGTGTCCTCGGACCTCCTCGGGCGCCAGGCCGCCGCGCACGGCAGGCCGTGGCAGCAGACCCTCACCGGGTTCAAGTGGATCGGCAAGATCGACGACCTGGCCTTCGGTTTCGAGGAGGCGCTCGGCTACTGCGTCGCGCCCCACATCGCCCGAGACAAGGACGGCGTGACCGCGGGCCTGGTCGTCCTCGAGCTGGCCGCCGAGCTCCGGCGCGACGGCCTGACGCTGCTCGACCGGCTCGACGAGATCCACCGCGAGCACGGGGTCCACCACACCGGCCAGCTCTCGGTGCGGGTCGAGGACCTCGCGATCATCACGACGGCCATGACCGTCCTGAGGTCCACCCCGCCGGACCGGCTCGGCGGCATGCCGGTGTCCTCCGTCGACGACCTGGCCGCCGGGTACCGCGGGCTGCCGCCGACCGACGGCATCCGACTCGGACTGGCCGCTGGCGAGGGCCTGGCGGGGGCCCGGGTCATCTGTCGGCCGTCGGGCACCGAGCCGAAGCTCAAGTGCTACATCGAGGTCGTGGCGCCGGTGACGACCACCGTGGAGGCCGCCCGCGCCGCCGCGGAGACCGCGCTCGTCTCCGTCAGCGACGACCTCGCCGCCGCCCTCGGGATCTGA
- the deoC gene encoding deoxyribose-phosphate aldolase: protein MSEPVTAAAIAATIDHAILKPELTRAEVDADLELAARYGIFSVCVRPSDVAHAVRVLAGSGVAVGTVIGFPHGTTTTATKVAEAHQSLADGAVELDMVVNIGRLRSGLLDDVEADVRAVVEAAGDHVVKVILETALLSDEQVVAGSEAAERAGAAFVKTSTGFAGGGATVPHLRLMRGAVGDTVQIKASGGVRDLDTLLEMRAIGVTRFGTSATATILDDAAVRESGGTGTGASDSSSY, encoded by the coding sequence ATGTCTGAGCCCGTCACCGCTGCCGCGATCGCGGCCACCATCGACCACGCCATCCTGAAGCCCGAGCTCACCCGCGCCGAGGTCGACGCCGACCTGGAGCTGGCGGCCCGCTACGGGATCTTCAGCGTCTGCGTGCGCCCGAGCGACGTGGCGCACGCCGTCCGGGTCCTGGCCGGCAGCGGGGTGGCGGTGGGCACCGTCATCGGCTTCCCCCACGGCACCACGACGACCGCCACCAAGGTGGCCGAGGCGCACCAGTCACTGGCGGACGGCGCGGTTGAGCTCGACATGGTGGTCAACATCGGACGTCTGCGCAGCGGCCTGCTCGACGACGTCGAGGCCGACGTCCGTGCCGTCGTCGAGGCGGCCGGCGACCACGTCGTGAAGGTGATCCTCGAGACGGCCCTGCTGTCCGACGAGCAGGTCGTGGCCGGCAGCGAGGCGGCCGAACGCGCCGGGGCCGCATTCGTCAAGACGTCCACCGGGTTCGCCGGGGGAGGAGCGACGGTGCCACACCTGCGGCTCATGCGGGGCGCGGTCGGGGACACCGTGCAGATCAAGGCGTCCGGCGGGGTCCGCGACCTCGACACCCTGCTGGAGATGCGGGCGATCGGCGTCACGCGGTTCGGCACCAGCGCCACCGCCACGATCCTCGACGACGCGGCCGTCCGGGAGTCCGGCGGCACGGGCACGGGCGCCAGCGACTCCTCGTCCTACTGA
- a CDS encoding uridine kinase family protein yields the protein MTVVIVAGPSGSGKSHLAERLGWTVLRLDDFYHDADRPGLPRSSLGIVDWDHVGTWDASAAVAAIAELSAAGTTDVPVYDIGTSTRTGMRAVTTDGPRFIAEGLFAPTIVAACRDAGVLDRAICLRRHRLITFGLRLVRDLREGRKPPGVLVRRGWRLLRAEPAIVAAAVAAGCEPMTPRQARRLLSA from the coding sequence GTGACCGTCGTGATCGTCGCCGGGCCGTCCGGCTCCGGCAAGTCCCACCTCGCCGAGCGGCTCGGGTGGACCGTGCTGCGGCTCGACGACTTCTACCACGACGCCGACCGACCGGGCCTGCCCCGCTCCAGCCTCGGCATCGTCGACTGGGACCACGTGGGCACCTGGGACGCGTCGGCTGCCGTCGCCGCGATCGCCGAGCTGAGCGCGGCCGGCACGACCGACGTCCCGGTGTACGACATCGGCACCAGCACGCGGACCGGGATGCGGGCGGTGACGACGGACGGGCCGCGGTTCATCGCCGAGGGACTGTTCGCGCCCACGATCGTGGCGGCCTGCAGAGACGCCGGCGTGCTCGACCGGGCGATCTGTCTGCGCCGTCACCGCCTGATCACCTTCGGCCTGCGCCTCGTGCGGGACCTGCGGGAGGGTCGCAAACCGCCCGGGGTGCTGGTGCGCCGGGGGTGGCGGCTCCTGCGCGCCGAACCCGCGATCGTCGCCGCAGCCGTCGCCGCCGGGTGCGAGCCGATGACCCCCCGGCAGGCACGGCGGCTCCTGTCCGCCTGA
- a CDS encoding adenosine deaminase gives MTRTGIATSEQIVAAPKVALHEHLDGGVRPATVAEISDEIGHVLPAEGATALAVWFEESSSSGSLPRYLETFVHTVAVMQRAEDLARVAREAVIDLATDGVVYAELRWAPEQHLAGGLSLREAVEAVQTGIDAGRAEMGALGQPIVVGQLLTAMRHAKRGLEVAELVVEYRDRGVAGFDIAGAEDGFPPILHLEAFEYLRRENAHFTIHAGEAFGLPSIWQAVQRCGTDRLGHGVRIVDDIDLAAPGGPRLGRLASYIRDCRIPLEMCPSSNLQTQAVPGMRSVADHPIGLLKELGFRVTVNCDNRLMSGTSMSREMQLLVDGFGYGLDDLRWFTVNAMKSAFLPFDERLTLINDVIKPGYANL, from the coding sequence ATGACCCGCACCGGCATCGCGACCTCCGAGCAGATCGTCGCCGCCCCGAAGGTCGCCCTGCACGAGCACCTCGACGGCGGCGTGCGTCCGGCGACCGTGGCGGAGATCTCCGACGAGATCGGACACGTGCTGCCGGCCGAGGGCGCCACGGCCCTGGCCGTCTGGTTCGAGGAGTCCTCCAGCTCAGGCTCGTTGCCGCGGTACCTCGAGACCTTCGTGCACACCGTCGCGGTGATGCAGCGCGCCGAGGACCTGGCCCGGGTCGCGCGCGAGGCCGTCATCGACCTGGCCACCGACGGGGTCGTGTACGCCGAGCTGCGGTGGGCGCCCGAGCAGCACCTGGCCGGAGGGCTCTCCCTGCGGGAGGCCGTCGAGGCGGTGCAGACCGGCATCGACGCCGGCCGCGCCGAGATGGGGGCGCTCGGGCAGCCGATCGTCGTGGGCCAGCTGCTCACGGCCATGCGGCACGCCAAGCGCGGTCTGGAGGTCGCCGAGCTGGTCGTGGAGTACCGCGACCGCGGTGTCGCGGGCTTCGACATCGCGGGTGCCGAGGACGGGTTCCCGCCGATCCTGCACCTCGAGGCCTTCGAGTACCTGCGCCGCGAGAACGCGCACTTCACGATCCATGCGGGGGAGGCCTTCGGGCTGCCCTCCATCTGGCAGGCGGTGCAGCGGTGCGGCACCGACCGGCTGGGACACGGCGTGCGGATCGTCGACGACATCGACCTCGCCGCCCCCGGGGGACCGCGACTCGGACGCCTGGCGTCCTACATCCGTGACTGCCGGATCCCGCTGGAGATGTGCCCGTCGTCGAACCTGCAGACCCAGGCGGTGCCCGGCATGCGCTCAGTTGCCGACCACCCCATCGGGCTGCTCAAGGAGCTCGGGTTCCGGGTGACCGTCAACTGTGACAACCGGCTGATGAGCGGCACGTCGATGAGTCGTGAGATGCAGCTGCTGGTCGACGGTTTTGGCTACGGCCTGGACGACCTGCGCTGGTTCACGGTCAACGCGATGAAGAGCGCGTTCCTGCCGTTCGACGAGCGTCTGACCCTCATCAACGACGTCATCAAGCCCGGCTACGCGAACCTCTGA
- a CDS encoding MaoC family dehydratase, translating into MQVLNDAQEIADAAGTELGVSEWVEISQERIDMFAEATGDRQWIHVDPERAAGGPFGATVAHGYLTLSMLPFLGAQVYAFAGDVARVNYGLNKVRFIAPVRVGSKIRNRVELVDVRDIAKGQQATLRHTVEIKGGDRPACVAETVVLLMEAS; encoded by the coding sequence ATGCAGGTCCTCAACGACGCCCAGGAGATCGCCGACGCTGCCGGGACGGAGCTGGGTGTCAGCGAGTGGGTCGAGATCAGCCAGGAACGGATCGACATGTTCGCCGAGGCGACCGGTGACCGCCAGTGGATCCACGTCGACCCCGAGCGCGCGGCCGGGGGGCCCTTCGGCGCGACCGTCGCCCACGGCTACCTGACGCTGTCGATGCTGCCCTTCCTGGGAGCCCAGGTGTACGCCTTCGCCGGCGACGTGGCCCGGGTCAACTACGGGCTGAACAAGGTCCGCTTCATCGCGCCGGTGCGGGTCGGGTCCAAGATCCGCAACCGGGTGGAGCTGGTCGACGTGCGCGACATCGCCAAGGGCCAGCAGGCGACGCTGCGCCACACCGTCGAGATCAAGGGCGGCGACCGCCCGGCCTGCGTCGCCGAGACCGTCGTGCTGCTGATGGAGGCGTCATGA